From one Humulus lupulus chromosome 8, drHumLupu1.1, whole genome shotgun sequence genomic stretch:
- the LOC133795189 gene encoding wall-associated receptor kinase 5-like: MCTGICIGLLALVVVISWIYWGSNKRKLIELREKFFQQNGGLLLQQQLSHNKSAHSKDTTKIFTAEELRKATNNYDERRVLGHGGYGTVYKGILPNNKAVAIKKSKIGDQSQIEQFINEFIVLSQINHRNVVKLLGCCLETEVPLLVYEFIPNGTLSEHIHDTTQYPSLSWKMRLKIATETAEVISYLHSSTSIPIMHRDIKTANILLDYNYTAKVADFGASRLVPLDQTQLTTLVQGTLGYLDPEYLHTSQLTEKSDVYSFGVVLAELLTGQKALSFFRREGDRNLALYFVSAMKDNNLFQEILDSQLVDEADVEELNVVANLAKRCLKVKGEERPTMKEVASELEGLLKHKGIHPWEHIDSEESERLLKATSSNIYMGKDIDGDYSSCSNTTSGVDSMNIENLKLNERVGEIFIKSLQS, encoded by the coding sequence ATGTGCACAGGTATATGCATTGGGCTGTTGGCGTTAGTCGTGGTGATTTCTTGGATCTACTGGGGTTCAAACAAACGAAAACTCATCGAACTTAGAGAGAAATTCTTTCAACAAAATGGTGGGTTACTATTACAACAACAACTCTCTCACAATAAATCAGCTCATTCCAAGGATACAACCAAAATTTTCACAGCAGAAGAGCTGAGAAAGGCCACTAATAACTACGATGAAAGAAGGGTACTTGGGCATGGAGGTTATGGAACAGTTTACAAAGGAATACTTCCAAATAACAAGGCGGTGGCTATCAAGAAGTCTAAAATTGGTGATCAAAGTCAAATTGAGCAATTTATTAACGAGTTCATTGTGCTTTCTCAAATAAATCATCGAAATGTGGTCAAGTTGCTAGGTTGTTGTTTGGAAACAGAAGTTCCTTTATTAGTTTACGAGTTTATTCCAAATGGAACCCTTTCAGAGCACATTCATGATACAACACAATATCCCTCACTCTCTTGGAAAATGCGTCTCAAAATAGCAACAGAAACTGCTGAGGTTATTTCATATTTACACTCTTCAACATCTATACCAATCATGCATAGAGATATTAAGACTGCTAATATTCTATTGGACTATAATTACACAGCAAAAGTTGCTGATTTCGGTGCTTCGAGATTGGTTCCTCTTGATCAAACTCAGTTGACCACTTTAGTGCAAGGAACATTGGGATATTTGGATCCGGAATATTTGCATACTAGTCAACTAACAGAAAAGAGTGATGTTTATAGTTTTGGAGTTGTGTTAGCGGAACTATTAACCGGTCAAAAGGCACTTTCTTTTTTTAGGCGAGAAGGTGATCGAAATCTAGCTCTGTACTTCGTTTCTGCTATGAAAGATAACAATTTATTCCAGGAAATTCTGGACTCCCAATTGGTTGATGAGGCAGATGTTGAAGAGTTGAATGTGGTTGCCAATCTAGCAAAACGTTGCTTGAAGGTGAAAGGAGAGGAAAGGCCCACTATGAAGGAAGTTGCAAGTGAGTTGGAAGGACTACTTAAACACAAGGGGATACATCCATGGGAGCATATAGATTCTGAAGAGAGTGAGCGCTTACTCAAGGCTACTTCATCAAATATTTATATGGGTAAGGATATCGATGGCGATTATTCTAGTTGTAGCAATACAACTTCTGGGGTTGATAGCATGAATATTGAAAATTTAAAGCTAAATGAACGTGTAggggaaatatttattaaatctCTACAATCTTGA